In one Bacillus sp. PK3_68 genomic region, the following are encoded:
- a CDS encoding CoA transferase subunit A, with protein MKEIYTNFREAVSGIKDGMTIMVGGFGLCGIPENLIKALADSGVKELTIISNNCGVDDWGLGLLLKNKQIKKIIGSYVGENKEFERQMLAGEIEVELTPQGTLAEKIRAGGAGIPAFFTPAGVGTPIAKGKEIREFNGKEYLLEEALTADFSLVRAWKADKKGNLVYNKTARNFNPMIAAAGQITIAEAEEIVEIGDLDPNYIHTPGIYVQALIQGSQEKRIERKTVRQ; from the coding sequence ATGAAAGAAATCTATACTAATTTCCGAGAGGCCGTATCGGGAATTAAAGATGGAATGACGATCATGGTTGGCGGCTTTGGTTTGTGTGGCATACCTGAAAACTTAATCAAAGCACTGGCGGATTCGGGAGTAAAAGAGCTAACGATCATTTCTAATAATTGTGGAGTCGATGATTGGGGACTCGGGCTGCTATTAAAAAATAAACAAATCAAGAAAATCATTGGTTCTTATGTTGGTGAAAATAAAGAATTTGAACGGCAGATGCTTGCCGGTGAAATAGAAGTGGAATTAACTCCACAAGGAACGCTGGCTGAAAAAATCCGGGCAGGTGGGGCAGGGATTCCGGCGTTTTTTACACCGGCTGGCGTCGGTACTCCCATTGCCAAGGGAAAAGAGATTCGAGAATTTAATGGGAAAGAGTATTTACTTGAGGAAGCCCTAACAGCTGATTTCAGTCTTGTAAGGGCCTGGAAAGCAGATAAAAAAGGGAATCTCGTCTATAATAAAACCGCCCGAAATTTTAACCCAATGATCGCCGCTGCTGGTCAAATCACCATCGCTGAGGCGGAAGAGATTGTAGAAATAGGGGATCTCGATCCGAACTATATTCATACACCAGGTATTTACGTACAGGCATTGATCCAGGGAAGTCAAGAAAAGCGGATTGAAAGAAAAACGGTTCGTCAATGA
- a CDS encoding trimeric intracellular cation channel family protein, whose amino-acid sequence MTWDIFTVIGTIAFAISGAIVAMEEDYDVFGVYILGMITAFGGGAIRNLLIGVPVSALWEQEAFFQIALLSITATLLFPHNMLKHWPVWGNFFDAIGLSAFAVQGALYAVGMNHPISAVIVAAVLTGSGGGLVRDLLAGRKPALLHNEVYGLWAALAGLLIGLNITTTPVELIILFTAITALRVASYKLKWRLPKRALH is encoded by the coding sequence ATCACTTGGGACATTTTTACAGTCATCGGTACAATTGCTTTTGCTATTTCTGGTGCGATTGTGGCGATGGAGGAAGATTATGACGTATTCGGTGTATATATATTAGGAATGATTACCGCTTTTGGCGGCGGAGCGATCCGTAACTTATTGATTGGTGTACCCGTCTCTGCTTTGTGGGAACAAGAGGCTTTTTTTCAAATTGCCCTGCTATCTATCACAGCGACACTTCTTTTCCCTCACAATATGCTAAAGCATTGGCCGGTATGGGGAAATTTCTTTGATGCCATCGGTTTGTCAGCTTTTGCTGTTCAAGGCGCACTGTATGCAGTCGGAATGAATCATCCGATCAGTGCGGTCATTGTGGCTGCTGTTCTAACCGGAAGCGGCGGAGGCCTTGTGCGCGACTTGCTGGCAGGACGGAAACCAGCTCTTTTGCATAATGAAGTGTATGGCTTATGGGCTGCGTTGGCCGGTTTGCTTATTGGGTTGAACATAACAACTACACCTGTCGAATTAATTATCCTTTTTACTGCGATTACAGCCCTTCGTGTAGCATCTTATAAATTAAAATGGAGACTCCCAAAAAGGGCCCTCCATTAA
- the hflX gene encoding GTPase HflX, whose translation MTNVEKEKVILAGCQLTDDTEQFLYSMQELKSLTETAQGESLAMITQKRERIHPGTYIGKGKVEELKRLEEELEPDIIIFNDELSPSQIRNLSADLSARVIDRTQLILDIFARRARSREGQLQVELAQLQYLLPRLAGQGTALSRLGGGIGTRGPGETKLESDRRHIRRRIDEIKRQLQTIVHHRERYRSRRKKNKTFQIALVGYTNAGKSTLFNRLTAAESLEENQLFATLDPLTRKLVLPSGYQAILTDTVGFIQDLPTTLVAAFRSTLEEVSEADLLLHVVDSSNPDFVQHQQTVRSLLEQLEMDHLPELTVYNKSDQQHEEFVRSSDAETILISALDEEDRLKLKETIESMMKEQMVPYNGRIPSSAGKLLAQLKTETIVDSISFDEDDQFYRVQGFMFRDHPIVGEMIKYT comes from the coding sequence TTGACAAATGTGGAAAAAGAAAAAGTCATTCTGGCTGGTTGCCAGTTAACGGACGATACGGAACAGTTTCTGTACTCCATGCAAGAGTTGAAATCACTAACAGAAACGGCGCAAGGTGAGTCCTTAGCCATGATCACACAAAAAAGAGAGCGAATCCACCCAGGCACATATATTGGCAAAGGAAAGGTAGAGGAATTAAAAAGATTAGAGGAGGAACTGGAGCCTGATATCATTATTTTTAATGATGAGCTGTCTCCGAGTCAAATTAGAAATCTTTCTGCCGATTTATCTGCCAGGGTGATTGACCGGACACAATTAATTCTTGATATTTTTGCCCGCCGTGCCCGGTCGAGAGAGGGACAACTGCAAGTAGAACTCGCTCAGCTGCAGTACTTGCTGCCGCGGCTGGCTGGACAGGGAACAGCTCTTTCTCGTCTTGGCGGCGGAATCGGAACGAGAGGACCCGGGGAAACAAAGCTTGAAAGTGACCGTCGTCACATTCGTCGGCGCATTGATGAAATCAAGCGGCAGCTTCAGACGATCGTTCATCACCGTGAGCGGTACCGAAGTCGCCGAAAAAAGAACAAAACATTTCAAATAGCGCTGGTTGGCTACACGAATGCCGGAAAGTCCACTTTATTCAACAGGCTGACTGCTGCTGAGTCACTGGAAGAAAACCAGCTGTTTGCTACACTCGATCCTTTAACTCGGAAACTAGTTTTGCCAAGCGGCTATCAGGCGATTCTCACCGACACCGTTGGCTTTATTCAGGATTTGCCGACAACGCTCGTTGCAGCATTCCGTTCTACCCTTGAGGAAGTGAGTGAGGCAGATTTATTATTGCATGTTGTTGACAGTTCAAATCCTGATTTTGTCCAGCACCAACAGACTGTGAGAAGCCTGCTGGAGCAGCTTGAGATGGACCATTTGCCAGAATTGACGGTTTATAATAAAAGCGATCAACAACACGAGGAATTTGTTCGCTCCTCGGATGCAGAAACAATACTCATCAGTGCTCTTGATGAAGAAGACCGCCTGAAATTGAAGGAAACGATCGAGAGCATGATGAAAGAGCAGATGGTGCCATACAACGGGCGGATTCCATCCTCTGCCGGCAAGCTGCTCGCCCAGTTGAAGACAGAAACCATTGTAGATTCCATCTCGTTTGACGAAGACGATCAATTTTATCGTGTGCAAGGATTTATGTTTAGGGATCATCCAATTGTCGGTGAAATGATAAAATACACATAA
- a CDS encoding hydroxymethylglutaryl-CoA lyase — protein sequence MKLPEKVTIKEVGPRDGLQNEPHQVGTENKVAWINRLSDSGLSYIEVTSLVHPKWIPQLADAVEVLSSIDRKPGITYAALVPNMHGLRRALEGNVDEVSVFMSASESHNRNNINKSISDTFPVLKEVVTEAKAAGKTVRGYLSTVIACPYEGAVPAEQVKEISARLFDMGIDELSLGETIGVAVPTEVERLLEQLLSEFSEEHIAMHFHDTRGTALANISKALEMGIRTFDSALGGLGGCPYAKGASGNVATEDLVYMLEAMGIKTGVRLEGLLEAGELMESILGKPLNSRQMELYRKVERG from the coding sequence TTGAAACTTCCTGAAAAAGTGACCATTAAAGAAGTGGGACCCCGTGATGGTCTGCAAAATGAGCCGCATCAGGTAGGCACCGAGAATAAGGTAGCCTGGATTAACCGGCTCTCAGACAGCGGGCTATCCTATATTGAAGTCACCTCTCTCGTTCATCCGAAATGGATTCCGCAGCTGGCAGATGCGGTAGAAGTACTTTCTTCTATCGATAGAAAGCCAGGCATCACCTATGCAGCCCTCGTTCCAAACATGCATGGACTGCGAAGGGCGCTGGAAGGTAATGTCGATGAAGTGAGCGTCTTCATGTCTGCAAGCGAATCACATAATCGAAACAATATTAACAAGAGCATTTCGGATACATTTCCAGTCTTGAAAGAGGTCGTTACAGAGGCGAAAGCAGCTGGAAAAACAGTGCGAGGATATTTATCGACTGTGATCGCTTGTCCATATGAGGGAGCTGTGCCAGCTGAACAGGTAAAAGAAATCAGTGCCCGGTTGTTTGATATGGGCATTGATGAATTGTCGCTTGGTGAAACGATTGGCGTTGCTGTCCCTACAGAGGTAGAACGGCTGCTTGAACAGCTTCTCTCTGAGTTTTCCGAAGAGCATATTGCTATGCACTTTCATGATACAAGAGGGACAGCACTTGCAAATATTTCGAAAGCTTTGGAAATGGGGATCCGCACATTTGATAGTGCTCTCGGAGGATTGGGTGGCTGTCCTTATGCTAAAGGGGCATCTGGAAATGTAGCAACAGAGGACCTGGTTTATATGCTTGAGGCTATGGGGATTAAAACAGGCGTTCGGTTAGAAGGGCTGCTTGAAGCTGGTGAATTGATGGAATCTATTTTAGGCAAGCCGTTAAACAGCAGGCAAATGGAACTATACCGCAAAGTGGAGAGAGGGTGA